The region GATTTGGGTTATGAAAGCGGTAAAAACTTTGACGGTTTTAAAGCAACTGGAGTTTATCAATGGATATGGAATCTAGAAGGTGGTTTTAACTGGTACGCTGGTGCTGGTGGCGGTTTAGGTACCATTAGTCTAGATAATGATTTTCCTGGAAGAGATCAATTTACCAATGATTCTGAAACCTTTTTCTTTGCCGCAGGACAAGTAGGTATAGAATATAGTTTTGATATTCCCCTATTGCTTTCACTAGACGTTCGACCAGAATTCTATTTTGGAGATTTTAGGGACGGAAATGATCTAGACATTGCATTAGGCATCAGATACCTATTCTAAGTCATCTCTTTAGGAATAAAAAAAATGGCGACCAGAAATGGTCGCCATTTTTTGTTTACTTCTCGGTTACTCTAATGCTCACACGATTTGCTGGTTGATTTGCCAGTATTACTATGCCTGGAGTGGTCATACTCATAGTAACTGGTGCATTTGGCGAAGGTTTTACATAAGAAAATTCATATGTGCGCTGTTCTAAATTATAGCTAGGCGCTGAAACACTATATCCTCCCGTATTCTGTTGTCCCATAGCCACCACAATTACTGACTGGGTAGTAAAATCTACCTTTGGAATTTCAAAACCTGGGGATCGAGTTGCATTGAGACCTACATAAAATTCTTTTAGCTTTTCCTCCGAATCAATAATCATTGACTTCTCATCCACCATATTAATATTGCTATCGTTGATAAGAATTTCAAAGCTGTTGACTAGGGGTTGTTTGGCCTGCTTTGTCGTTTCTTTTTTACTACAGCACGAACTGAAACTACAAAGACTTAGTACCAGCAAGCACAGTGTTATATAATTTTTCATATTGAGGTATTATTTTTAGTATGTCGTATTGTTGCGCTTTCGCGAAAGCGGCATTCTTAAAATCATTTAAAACCTGATCGTCTTTCAAGATCTTCATAGCATTTGCTGCCATTTCTTCAATGTTGCCTACATCACTGGTATAGCCTGAAACACCATCTTCATTCACCTCTGGTAAACCACCTGTATTTGTGGAGATCACTGGAGTGTGGTTTGCCATGGCTTCTAAGGCCGCAAGACCAAAACTTTCCTTCTCAGAAGGCAATAAAAACAAGTCTGAAAAACAGAGAATACGATCAATTTCTGTACTGTTCCCCACCCATTTGATCTTCATTTTTAAACCAGCTTTATGAGCATATTCTTCTGCTGCAAAACGTTCTGGACCATCTCCTACCATAATTAATATGGCCGGAATTTGTTTCTCTACTATTTCAAAAATCTTTACGATATCCATAAGGCGTTTTACAGGACGCATATTACTTATATGGGTAATAATACGCTCTTGCGGGAATGCCATTACGGTTCGGTCACAATCCTTAAACTCTGTCTTGTACAAGGACATATCTATAAAATTAGGAACCACATCGATTTGCTTGGTAATTTCAAAAAGCTCTATAGTATCTCGTTTCAAACTAGCTGAAACAGAAGTCACCACATCACTATTATTGATGCTAAAAGTGACCGCTGGTTTATAAACAGGATGGTTTCCTACGAGTGTAATATCGGTACCGTGCAAGGTCGTGACCATAGGTAATGTAATCCCTTGATCTTTCAACATTTGTTGTGCCATATAGCCCGCATAAGCGTGTGGTATCGCGTAATGAACATGCAATAGTTCAATACCGTATTCCTGTACCACATTTACTAGTTTACTGGACAGTGCCAATTCGTAAGGCTGGTAATGAAACAACGGATATTCTTCTACGTTTACTTCGTGAAAAAAAATATTTCTTGAAAATAAATCCAGTCTTACCGGTTGTTTATAGGTCACAAAATGTACTTCGTGACCGCGTTCAGCAAGTGCTGTACCCAACATGGTAGCTACTACTCCACTACCACCGAAGGTAGGATAACACACTATGGCTAGTTTCATTAGTTTAGATTTAGTCTATGATAGAGTCATAGATAATTTGCTGAATATCAGTTCTGATATTTTTATCGATGAGGAATCTATTTCCTGCATCTGGATGTATCCTATTGGACAAGAACACATATACTATTTCTTCTTCAGGATCTGCCCAGGTATAAGCACCTGTAAAACCACTATGCCCAAAACTCCTTTTACTCACACAACCGCAGGTAGGGCCTTCTTCTTCTAATTGTGGTTTATCAAATCCTACTCCGCGTCGCACATCACTCTCACAGAAGTAGCAGGTATTGAACTTATCTATAGTCTCTTGTGTAAAATACTGTCTCCCTCCATAAGTACCTCCTTGAAGATACATTTGCATCATCTTTGCTATATCATTTGCATTTGAAAACAAACCGGCATGTCCACCTATTCCGCCTTGCATCGCTGCACCTTGATCGTGCACATAACCATGAATCAATTGTTTTCTAAAGGTCGTATCATTCTCTGTAGGAATGATCTGAGAAATAGGGAATTTTTTACGGGGTAAGTAACCGGTGCGGTTCATTCCTAGACTTTCATAAAAATGATCTTGCGTCAGTTCATCTAAGTTTTTATGGTAATGACTTTCTATATATTTTTTTAATAAATAATAAGGAAGGTCGCTGTATTTGTATTCAAGATCTTCTCTTAACTCACTGTTTTTAATG is a window of Nonlabens sp. MB-3u-79 DNA encoding:
- a CDS encoding protease complex subunit PrcB family protein produces the protein MLVLSLCSFSSCCSKKETTKQAKQPLVNSFEILINDSNINMVDEKSMIIDSEEKLKEFYVGLNATRSPGFEIPKVDFTTQSVIVVAMGQQNTGGYSVSAPSYNLEQRTYEFSYVKPSPNAPVTMSMTTPGIVILANQPANRVSIRVTEK
- the bshA gene encoding N-acetyl-alpha-D-glucosaminyl L-malate synthase BshA; protein product: MKLAIVCYPTFGGSGVVATMLGTALAERGHEVHFVTYKQPVRLDLFSRNIFFHEVNVEEYPLFHYQPYELALSSKLVNVVQEYGIELLHVHYAIPHAYAGYMAQQMLKDQGITLPMVTTLHGTDITLVGNHPVYKPAVTFSINNSDVVTSVSASLKRDTIELFEITKQIDVVPNFIDMSLYKTEFKDCDRTVMAFPQERIITHISNMRPVKRLMDIVKIFEIVEKQIPAILIMVGDGPERFAAEEYAHKAGLKMKIKWVGNSTEIDRILCFSDLFLLPSEKESFGLAALEAMANHTPVISTNTGGLPEVNEDGVSGYTSDVGNIEEMAANAMKILKDDQVLNDFKNAAFAKAQQYDILKIIPQYEKLYNTVLAGTKSL